From a region of the Odontesthes bonariensis isolate fOdoBon6 chromosome 4, fOdoBon6.hap1, whole genome shotgun sequence genome:
- the ift56 gene encoding intraflagellar transport protein 56 — translation MILSRVKPAVGGETPVSISEKKKKNKTKVPSLEEYLQQRDYLGALTLLEFQRSVGEKEEHADLWIGYCAFHLGDYKRAMEEYKSLTAKADCPDEVWVFLACALFFLGLYKEAEAAASKGPMSALQNRLLFHLAHKFNDEKKLMGFHQNLEDVTEDQLSLASIHYMRSHYQEAIEIYKRLLLEHRDFLALKVYVALCYYKLDYYDVSQEVLAVYLQSIPDSTIALNLKACNHFRLYNGKAAEAELKNLIDISSCSFEFAKELIRHNLVVFRGGEGALQVLPPLIDVIPEARLNLVIYYLRQDDIQEAYNLIQDLVPTTPQEYILKGVVNAALGQEIGSRDHLKIAQQFFQLVGGSASECDTIPGRQCMASCFFLLRQFEDVLIYLNSVKGYFYNDDTFNFDYAQAKAALGNYKEAEELFLLIQSEKIKNDYVYLSWLARCYIMNQKGQLAWELYLKMGTSSDSFSLLQLIANDCYKMGQFYYSAKAFDALEKLDPGSSYWEGKRGACVGIFQLILANKESRETLKEVLALLRNSGNPQVEYIIRALRKWAKDNRVLLS, via the exons ATG ATCCTCTCACGCGTGAAACCAGCAGTTGGAGGAGAGACACCAGTGAGCATcagtgaaaaaaagaagaaaaacaaaacaaaagttcccAGTTTAGAGGAATACCTGCAGCAGAGGGACTACCTTGGAGCCTTGACTTTACTAGAG TTTCAGAGAAGTGTCGGGGAGAAAGAGGAACATGCAGACCTCTGGATTGGCTACTGCGCCTTTCACTTGGGTGATTACAAGAGAGCTATGGAG GAGTACAAATCCCTGACCGCAAAAGCTGACTGTCCTGATGAGGTGTGGGTCTTCCTGGCCTGTGCCCTATTTTTCCTCGGGCTCTATAAAGAAGCTGAGGCGGCTGCATCAAAGG GTCCGATGTCCGCTCTCCAGAACCGACTGTTATTCCATTTGGCTCACAAG TTCAACGATGAGAAGAAACTCATGGGTTTCCACCAGAACCTAGAGGATGTGACAGAGGACCAGTTGAGCCTGGCATCCATTCACTACATGCGTTCGCACTACCAGGAGGCTATAGAAATCTATAAACGCCTTCTGCTGGAGCACAG AGATTTCTTGGCTCTGAAAGTGTACGTGGCTCTGTGTTACTACAAACTGGACTACTATGATGTTTCCCAGGAGGTGTTGGCTGTATACCTTCAGAGCATCCCTGACTCAACTATTGCTCTCAACCTAAAGGCGTGTAATCACTTCAGGCTTTACAACGGGAAGGCTGCAGAG GCTGAATTGAAGAACCTAATCGACATCTCCTCCTGCTCCTTTGAGTTTGCAAAGGAGCTTATCCGACATAACCTG GTGGTATTTCGTGGTGGGGAGGGAGCATTGCAGGTACTGCCTCCTCTGATCGATGTGATCCCCGAGGCCAGACTCAACCTGGTCATCTACTATCTAAGACAAG aTGACATCCAGGAAGCTTACAACCTCATCCAAGACTTGGTTCCCACCACACCTCAG GAGTATATTTTGAAAGGAGTGGTAAATGCAGCGCttggacaagaaattggatca AGGGATCACTTAAAAATTGCTCAGCAGTTCTTTCAGTTGGTCGGAGGCTCAGCTAGTGAATGTG atACTATTCCCGGCAGACAGTGCATGGCGTCCTGCTTCTTCCTATTGAGACAATTTGAAGATGTTCTCATATATCTCAACTCCGTCAAG ggTTACTTCTATAACGATGACACATTCAACTTCGACTACGCTCAGGCTAAAGCAGCGCTTGGCAACTACAAAGAAGCGGAAGAG CTATTTCTGCTCATCCAGAGTGAAAAGATCAAGAATGACTATGTTTACCTCAGCTGGCTGGCACGATGCT ACATAATGAACCAGAAGGGTCAGCTTGCCTGGGAGCTCTATCTGAAGATGGGCACTTCCTCAGATTCCTTCAGTCTACTGCAGCTTATCGCAAATGACTGCTACAAG ATGGGCCAGTTCTATTATTCAGCCAAAGCGTTTGATGCCCTGGAAAAACTGGACCCAGGCTCAAGTTACTGGGAGGGCAAAAGAGGGGCGTGTGTCGGCATCTTTCAGCTCATACTGGCAAACAAGGAGTCCAG GGAGACACTTAAAGAGGTTTTGGCCCTTCTGAGAAATTCCGGAAACCCTCAGGTTGAATACATCATCCGAGCTCTGAGGAAATGGGCCAAAGACAACAGAGTCCTCCTCTCGTGA